ACTCCTGCGGAGGGGGAGATGGGCAATCAGTGGGTAATCCACAAGTAGCCTAATGCTACTTTGCTGTAAGTACAGGTTGGAAATTAAGGCAGAGTAAGGACCAGAGGATGACAGGAGGGATCTTTTAGCTAAGGCGGACAGGAGAGGTGTCTCTGAGGACATCTGAaagaaatgatgggagtaagGGAAACTTCGTGGAAATCTAGGGGAAGGGCATTCCGGAGAGGGAGAACAGCACGTTCAAAGGCCCTGGGGTCCACAGAGAGCAAAGAGGacggtgtggctggagcagagagtgaagcagggagagagaggtggcAGTCAGCTGAGGGAGGCTCCAGGGGCCAGACCCGTCCAGCCTTACAGGGAGGGGTGAGGAACTCgggaggaagggatggggagCACGAGAGGTTGTTCAGCGCTGGAGTGACAGCCTGTGATTTCTGGGTGCGGGAGACTGGCCGGGAGGTAGGGAGGCTGGAAGCAGGAGAGCCAATGAGGAGGCAGTTGCAGTGGGAGTGGCCCCCCGGAGTGCAGCCCCGAGCCAATCAGAGCCAGGTCCCGCCCCCTGCCCGAGaggccagccctgcccaggccccCCTCTCTCACCTGGGCCCGCGCCCCGCCTCGTCCCTGCTCCCAGCCTGGGTCTCCCCTGCATCCGGCCGGGCCTCCACGCGGGTCCCACAGGAATTTCTCTAAAACACTAATCGGATCATGTGACTCTCCAGCTTAAAACCTTTTCAATGGCTTCTCAGTGCGCTAGGAATGCGTCCAGCATTCAGCTTGGACTAAGAGGCTGGACACAGTGGCTCGTGCAGCTCCCGGGCTCTCTCCACCACACTGCCGGCTCTGATGTCCCAATCCAAGGCCCTCAGTCTCCCCCAAGACAagacccctctccccaccccaccccaccccatacatgctgttctctctgcttgaCACGTTATTTCTCACCTTTCCATTCctgaattttccttccttccttctttttttttggggggggggtaaggaAAAAAACGTTAAGCCTGTAAAATATAGATAATGAAGGTGAAATAGCCACACATACCCCCTCGATATAGACTCGGAAGAATTGAAAGCGGCcattcaaacaaaaatatattcttgaaCGTTCATAAcggcactattcacaatagcaaacaaaaggtagaaataacccaATGTCCAAGAACAAATGGGCAGACCAACACAATGCAGTCTacccatacagtggaatattattcaaccataaaaaggaagggCATACGGATACATGCcgcaacatagatgaatctcgaaaacatgctaagtgaaagaaacaagtcATAAAAGATCACGTATTGTATGACTCAGTCGATATGCAATGTCCACAGTAGGCCAAGCCATAGAGAGACAAAGCTGAACgttggttgccaggggctgggaggagaaagGGCATGGAGAGTGACAGCTTCATGGATCTAGATTTCTGTTTGGGGAGATGAAAAATTCTGATACTAGATGGTAGGCATAGTTGACATCTCGATGGTGACATCgagaatgtatttaatgccactgacaTTAATGCCACACCCACCCCTATATACTACCAGCTTTGGGACATTAGAGATAAACCTCACTCTCCATAGGCGCCTCTAGGATCTGATTGCTTCTCCCTGCTATAAAATACCCcctacctggggtgcctgggtggcttagtcagttaagcgtctgactttggctcagatcacaatcttgagggttggttttttttttttttaacgtttatttatttttgagacagagagagagcgcacatgaacaggggagagtcagagaaagagggagacacagaatctgaaacaggctccaggttctgagctgtcagcacagagcctgacgcggggctcgaacccacagaccgcgagatcatgacctgagccgaagtcggacacttaaccgactgagccacccaggcgccccgcccagatgcttttttttttttttttaaattttttttttcaacgttttttatttatttttgggacagagagagacagagcatgaacgggggaggggcagagagagagggagacacagaatcggaaacaggctccaggctctgagccatcagcccagagcccgacgcggggctcgaactcacggaccgcgagatcgtgacctggctgaagtcggacgcttaaccgactgcgccacccaggcgccccccagatgcttttaaaaatcaacctGTAGGCCTCTGTTGTCTCCCCCATCTCTTTGTGAGATGCAAAGACTCCTGGAGACTCGCTTAGCTTTGAAATGTTTTAGTGCCTCGCTTTACCATTCTTTAAAATGGGAGAATAACATGACCCACTCCATATGGCAAGGAGACACAACTGGGTTTGTATTTGTAAGGCGCTTACAAGGCTACACTATTattaattttcactttatttctttttcattaccctcccccctcccatttATTTCTTGTACCTTTACTCTCTTGAGTATGGAACACATTCACATGGTTTCAAAttcaaaaagtacaaaaggaTAGAGTGTAGTAAGTTTCAGTTCTGAGAGTTACACAAAGTTGCGAGTTTCCCGTCTCCTCGTCCAGTTCTTCCAGATGCAAACCACTGATGAGCAGATAGTTAGAACAGGTTACAGACTGTTTTCCAGCTgccttttcccccccttcccttcaCATTATTACTTGGAGCCTTTCATATTTTTACCCCGTAAGTTTCTtcattctgttgttgttgttgttgttgttgttgttgttatattcatcttttttattaatctgatgatgatgatgatgacgacacACAGCATTCCACTGGGCAGATCAGTCATGACTTCTCGCTCGAATCCTCCACGGATGGGCATTTAGCTCATTTCCAGGCTTCTGCAGTGATATGTAGTCCTACACTCATTCCTGATACAGATTTCATTTTGCATGTTTCCAAACAGGTCTGACAGAAGAGATCCTGGAATTGTTCACTTGTTAAGGTTGTTCCAAACTTCACTcgccccagggcgcctgggtggctcagtagtcggttaggcatccaactttggctcaggtcatgatctcatggtttgtgggttcgagccacgcgtcgggctctgtgctgacagttcagagcctggagcctgcttcagaatctgtatctccctctctctgtctctctctctctgtctctctctctctctctgcccctcccccactcgtgctctatctgtctctctctctctcaaaaacaaataaacgtcaAATTCCATTCGCCCCAGCCGAGTACAAGAGGTTCCAGTTCCCACACTCTCGCCAACAATGTTGAGCATGTATTTCACCTTAAACCAACGGCGACTAGCTGCAGGCATACCTCCACCACGTGCCTTTTCTGCTCAGCATCAGGTATTTGAGGTGTCGTGTGGAGGCACATGTCTCTACCCTTTCCATTCGCTCGTCCTTCTCATCCCTAACCCTTGACTTTCCTCGTGCAAGTTTCCGCTGAAACAGTGTTGCCTCCTGCAAGACCTTGAGGGTTGCTCTCACCCCTGTGTGGGATCAGCTCAGTGCCGTCTCTGTTCTCTGTGTTCCCACCAAACCCTCTTTCCTGCGACAGAGCACATTTTTCCAGGAGGGCAATTGGATCTGTGTCTGACTGCGTCCTCCTTGAGATTCCTGCAGACAGGGTCCAATGGCCTGTGTCTTTGCCACTGAAGCTCCAGCACCAAGGACAGAGCTagcccatagtaggtgctcagcggATCTCGGTAGCTTAGGATGGAGTGAGTATGTGTGGCAAGGAATATGCAGAACGGACTtggagtaggtgctcagtaaatactggtGTCTTAGGAGCGAATGATTATGCACAGGGCTTATCATGGAGGGGTACACTGAGGCCAGGAGAAGGGGAAGTCGCTTGCTCAGGCAGCCAAGTGATGGCTGGAATCGGGTTCTAGTCCAGAGCGCCCCCACTTTCCCTGAGGCCTCTGCCACCGCCTCATTCATCGCGGTCCCCTGGCACCCCCCTCTCCcgacacagtgcctggcacagacagGACCtgataaatgtgtatttgttgaaGCCATGAATGAATATGTGTGtctgttggggtggggaggggagctggaCCCGGCCTCCCAGGCCCGCAGCCCCCTCCCCGTGCAGGACCCAGGAATCCaagccaccctccctccccaccccctgggtCCCCTCGTCCTCCCGCTTCCGGCTTCCCAGCCAGTCTTTCCTCTTCGGGGCTCCGTGGAAAGACCCGGTTTCCGGGGGGAAGGCTTAGGCGGTGACACAGAGCCcagcctcctccaccccccaccacgctcgggccctccctccctccctccccgccaccACCGTCCGCGTTTGGCCGGCCgcggggaaggaagaaaggagcgAAGGAGGCGGAGGTAAGAACCCTGCGCCCAGCGATCAGGGCCgagccccaggccctgggcccaGAAATCTGTGAGGCCTCGAACTGCGGCCCCAATTCTGCTGATCAGGCCTGCGGGGAACCGCAGGCTGGGCCCAGTGGGGAGAtcgcccccccccaacctccttgGGCACCTAGGGCTCGGGACCCCAGCAGCCTTGGTGGGGGGCAGGCGTCCAGGGGCCTGGCCCCCAGCAGCCTCCTCCCTGGAGCATTCAGGCAGTGGAGCCCCcagtcccctcctctcccttgtcTTAggagcccagccccctccctcaaTCCTCTCTGCCCCTGGGACCCAGGAATCCATACCGCTTCCCACACAGGAGTGGATCCCAGCCACCTCCCAAACCTGGGGTCCCAGGCCCCGGCGCCCACCTCCCTCAGTCCCAGGAGTGTGGCCGCCCAGCCTTCTCCTGGGCTGAGAGGCTGAGGCAGCCCTCCTACTCCTGGCCTCTCCCAGACCCCGGTCTGGGTACCCACATTCCATTTCCGGGGCCTCCCAGTGTTGAATTCCACCCCCTCCACTCGGGCACCACAGGCTGGTTCCCAGCCCCTCCCAAAACGCTCCAGCCCGGCCCCTGAGGAAGAGCGCTTGGCtcactgtctccctgtctcctctcctgtccGTGTCTCTGGCTTGTTCCCTCTCGCTGTCTCgctgtctctccccacctccaccctgctgAGGTTCTTCTGGTCTCTGTGTTTGCACCCTCTCTCCCCAAACCTCTTTGTTTTctcctcatctctgtctctgctgggagtcctcacctctctctcctgctgtctcCCACCATCCTGTCTGACCGCTTCTCCtgctgtctgtctttctgtccccacctctctgtgtctcttctgtcTTGCTGGCTCTCTCCTTTGCCTGGCTAAACACCTGACCATCTCTGCATCTCcgtctggctctctgtctctgcttccctGCCCACATCTCCCTTGATCCAACACCCTCCCCACAATGTCTCCttgtctcccctttctccttaCAGGCATGGATCCGCAGCCCCCTCCACCCGCCCAGGGCAGCCCGCCTCACCgtggccggggccggggccgcggcCGGGGCCGTGGCCGAGGCCGAGGCCGTGGCAGGGGGGGGCGCTGGAGCCCCTCgggcccccctgccctgccccacctgcgGCCGCCTCTTCCGCTTCCCCTACTACCTCTCCCggcaccggctgagccactcggGTCTCCGACCCCACGCCTGCCCCCTGTGCCCCAAGGCCTTCCGCCGGCCTGCGCACCTCTCCCGCCACCTGCGTGGCCACGGGCCCCAACCCCCGCTGCGCTGCGCCGCCTGCCCCCGCACCTTCCCTGAGCCCGCCCAGCTCAGGCGCCACCTGGCCCAGGAGCACGCGGGCGGCGAGGTCGAGCTGGCCATCGAGAGGGCGGCCAAGGAGGCCGCGGAGACCAGCTGGGGCCCGCAGGACGCCAGCGCCGAGCAGCCGAGCACCGCGGCGGCGGGGGCCGCCGAGGAGGAGGCAGCGTGGCCCGAGACGTGGCCGGCGGGGGAGCCGGCCACGCTGGCGGCCCCCGCGAGCTCGGAGCCCCGCGAgtcggaggaggaggaggccgagGCCGGGGCGGCCGAGCTGAGGGCCGAGCTGGCGCTGGCGGCCGGGCGCCAGGAGGAGAAGCAGGTCCTGCTCCAGGCCGACTGGACGCTGCTGTGCCTCCGCTGTCGCGAAGCCTTCGCCACGAAGGGCGAGCTCAAAGCGCACCCGTGTCTGCGCCCcgagggggagcaggagggggaagggggccccccgccccgccccaagcGCCACCAGTGCTCCATCTGCCTCAAGGCCTTCGCCAGGCCCTGGTCGCTGTCCCGCCACCGGCTGGTCCACTCCACCGACCGCCCCTTCGTGTGCCCGGACTGCGGTCTGGCCTTCCGCCTCGCCTCCTACCTCCGCCAGCACCGCCGCGTCCACGGCGCGCTCAGCCTCCTGGCCCCGCTGCCCCCGGCCGGCAGGAAGGACGACAAGGCCTCGGGCGGACGGAACTCAGGGAAGGGGCCCGAGGGGGGCGAGGGGGCCGAGTGCGGGAGCGCCTCGGAGGGGGGAGAAGGCGGGCAGAACGGAGGCGACgccgccccggcccggccccccgcCGGGGAGCCCCGCTTCTGGTGCCCCGAGTGCGGCAAGGGCTTCCGGCGCCGGGCGCACCTGCGACAGCACGGGGTGACCCACTCAGGGGCGCGCCCGTTCCAGTGCGTGCGCTGCCAGCGGGAGTTCAAGCGCCTGGCGGACCTGGCCCGCCACGCGCAGGTGCACGCGGGGGGCCCGGCCCCGCACCCCTGCCCGCGCTGCCCGCGCCGCTTCTCGCGCGCCTACAGCCTCCTGCGCCACCAACGCTGCCACCGCGCTGAGCTGGAGAGGGCCGCCGCCTTGCAGGCGCTCCAGGCCCAGGCCCCGCCgtcgcccccgccgcccccgccgccgccgccagccgGGCAGGAGGACGAGGAAGGGCTCCCGCTGCCCGTCGCACGCATCAAGGAAGAGCCGCCCTCCCCGGGGTCCCCACCCCAGTCGCCGCCACCGGCTCCCCCTGTCTTCCTCAGCGCCTCCTGTTTCGACAGCCAGGACCATTCGGCCTTCCAGATGGAGGAAGAAGAGCTCGACAGCAAGGCTCACCTGCGCGGGTCGGGCGGCCTGGCCTCCTGACCTTCACACCCACTCTCGGCCGCTCCACTTGGCTCCCGGTTTGCCAGACGGAGGAGGGAAGTCCAAGAGCAGGcgcctcctctgtctccccacccgtCCCCTTCCAGCCCTCAACACTAAGGAGGGGGGGCCCTGgaccgcccctccctccccatcgcccacccccaggccccccaacCCTGGTTAGGAACTGCTTGCGCCAGCAGGCCTCTGAAGGCAGGACTACTCGGAAAAAAGGAGGCGGAGAATATTGGCCAGAGATAtggagactgggggtgggggggggatccCCTGCCTGGCTGTCCCCCATGATACACACTGGACACCGTCACCTCTTTGGAACTGCCAGACGCTGGGGGTCCCCAGTGAGCAAAGGTCCATCCCTGTCCCTTTGTCTGTCTGTGAATAAATGTGAGTTCGTGAAACAGGAGAGAGTGAGGCtgtctgttgggggggggggctgcaggggGGCACAGACCCTGAGCTTGGGTTCCAAGCAGGAAGGATCCAGACACTCACATCAGGGACTGGGAGGGAGGGACTCAGCCAGCAAGAGACTCAGGAGGAGAAACGGGAGTGAGACAACCCAGGTTACCATCCGTCCAGGTATCTTTGGGgagccccaggcaccccccccttgTGTAATATCtgcatgtattccttttttattttattttattttatttacttattttgagagcgacGGAGACAGcactgggggggggaggggcagagagaaagagggagagagagaatcccaagcagtctccacactgccagcacagaacccaacagggactcaaactcagaaaccgtgagatcatgacctgagcggaaaccgagagtcagacgtctaaccgactgagccacccaggcgcccgctcTTCGTGCGTTCCTTCAGCAAACATCTGGCAGGCACAACGATGGGCCCCTGGGGGTGCTGGAGAGGAGAAAACCAGTGCCCCCACTATGAGGAGCTGGGATTCTAGATCTGCACCACCCAATAGAGTTTAGCCACCAGCCGCACATGGCTGTTTCTATTTAGATTTAGAACAagtaaatacatttgaaataaaatagttacGAACGGATACAAGTTCAGTTCCTCAGTGTTCAGGAGCCCCGGGTGGCGGGCGGCTGGGTCTGCCCTGTCGGACAGCACAGATCTAGAACATTCTATCATTGCAAGAAGTTGTCTCGGGACAGAGCTGGGCCAGATAATAAACTGATCTGCTGTAGAGCACCAGATATCGTAAGGGTTTCTGAGAAAACCACGTGACGCTGTGATGAGTGAGCATCTCACCCTCTGGTGAGATGACCTTTGACCTGAATGAAGAACCgggtggagggaacagcaggGACAAATGCTGTGAGGTGGGTTGGTGCTGCATGTTTGAGAAACCACAAGGAATTGGGGGTTGGTGGGGGAAGTGTCATTTTCTGCAAACTTTCTAATgtttccccccccacacacacacacacatacccatttGTTTGGGTCTTGAGTAGAGGGGGAAGGGTGTGTCCAAGCCAATCTTCTTTAaaccccttccctttccttctgttgaCATCCTGCCTTCCTCTAGCACCTTCAGTGGCTCTCTCTTGCCCTTTGCAAACAATGACATCGTCCACTTAGGCATCTTTATGCCTGTAAGGCCAGGAAAAGAGGGGTGAGATCATCCTGGTTTTCCAGGGCAACAAACGGAGGCTTTGGGAGGGAAGGTCATGCCCTGGTGTGACGGAAACACCAGGCAGgagcaggcaggagggagggaagccagAAGGATGGAGGTTGAGGGTCTAGGAAGGGAGATAACTGACTCAGAGCTGTGCAGAATTCCCCCCTTGTGAAAGATTTAACACATCTTGGCTGAGcccttggaacagtgcctggcacatagtaggcattcaacaaaGGTCATCTGTTTGATTGTCACTGCACCACCCAGGCCTGGATGCTAGGAGCAGAGTGATGAGTGAGACCACCTGGGCATCAGCCTCATGGAACTGAAGACCAGCAGACGACGTGGACAATAATGAAATATTGGCACAAATAAATCAGGGTTCCCAAATGAGACAGTTCTCCAACAAACTAGATCCTGCAACTAAGCCTCAGGTGTGAGCAGCTGGGGAGCTGGGATGTGCGTTCATGACATCAAAGCTACTTCCCTCCCCAGGAACCTTCAGCAACTCCCTATTACTGCATCCAAACAGGGGCTACCATTTAGCGAGCACCTACAAGGGCCAGACACCTTTTCAGCACAACCACACTGATACAGCTCATTGACGGAGGGGGTTATATAGCCCCCTTTACAGAAGAGGCAAACAGGATTAAAGTGAAGTCATTTGTCCTACTTTGGAAATCACCACCATGAATTGAGTCCTTTGTATTCAACGGGGTACTTTGTGGAAAAGGCTGAAAAACAGTGGTTGCCACCAGGGAGGGAAGTCATTGCTGTCGTTGCTTTGTTATTTTCCCAGGCTGGTATAGACACGATCTCAGGGAATCCTCACCACTCCATTGGGAATTAGGAAACATCCTTACCCTTTTCTAGGGGCAAAACAACATTCAGAGAGGGGAGTCCCTTGTCCAAAATCTCATAGCTAGGAAATAGCGGGCacggaatttgaacccaggctggaCCAGCTCTACACCATGAACACCCTTAACCAGGCCGACATAACCCTTAGGATCAGCGCCCAGGCACACGATCCCCTCCTTACATGCATCCCGGTCTCCAGGTCCCAAGGCATCATACCCCCACCCCTCCGTGGGTTTGCCTaccaccctcctcctctccccccatccccacttaCTCTGCCTTGAGGATCTGCTGTATTGGAGAGAaacattcctagaagaaaatacagaatttagGGTGAGAAAAGTTCCCTAAAGCTGAAGCCCAGGTCTCCCACTTTGCAGACGAGAAAACTGATATGTGGGACATGCACAGAAAATGATAGAACACACGCATGGTTACTATTCTTGGGGGGTGATAGTACTGCTGTTCATGAATCAAACCCTGTAGGCTACTCGTTCCTTGCGCTGAGCAGTTTGCACACGTGACCTCAATCATGTGTGTTCATAATCATACAAACACATTTCTTGGGTATTTACCCTacgtctcatttaatctttacaacaccATCAATAGGTACACACTGTTATGggctccaatttttttctttttaattttttaaatgtttatttttgacagagagagagagacagagggcgagcaggggaggggcagagagagagggagacacagaatccgaagcaggttccaggctctgagccatcagcacagagccctacgcagggctcaaacccaggaactgagaggtcatgacctgagccgaagccagacgctctccaatttttttttcttaaacagctttattgagatatcttcccctccctcccccaccgcaTAGAATTTGCTCATGTTAAGTGCACAACTCAATGACTTTTAGTAAGTTTACAGgattgtgcaactatcaccaaaATCAAATGATAGAGCATATCCAGCATCCCCAAAAGATCTCCTGTGCCCGGTAACAGTCActtcccatccccactcccagccccaggcaaccatgaatctactttctgtcttaaCAGATTCGCCTTCCCTGGGCAGTTCCTATCAATGGGTCATACAATAGGTGGCCTcccatgtctggcttctttcactcagcatactgTCTTTACGGTTCGTCCACACTGCACATTTTACCAGTACTTCAttctctttatggctgagtaacgtCCCCTTGCAGGGCATATCGCATTGTGTT
The Panthera uncia isolate 11264 chromosome E2 unlocalized genomic scaffold, Puncia_PCG_1.0 HiC_scaffold_19, whole genome shotgun sequence genome window above contains:
- the ZNF579 gene encoding LOW QUALITY PROTEIN: zinc finger protein 579 (The sequence of the model RefSeq protein was modified relative to this genomic sequence to represent the inferred CDS: deleted 1 base in 1 codon) codes for the protein MDPQPPPPAQGSPPHRGRGRGRGRGRGRGRGRGRGGAGAPRAPLPCPTCGRLFRFPYYLSRHRLSHSGLRPHACPLCPKAFRRPAHLSRHLRGHGPQPPLRCAACPRTFPEPAQLRRHLAQEHAGGEVELAIERAAKEAAETSWGPQDASAEQPSTAAAGAAEEEAAWPETWPAGEPATLAAPASSEPRESEEEEAEAGAAELRAELALAAGRQEEKQVLLQADWTLLCLRCREAFATKGELKAHPCLRPEGEQEGEGGPPPRPKRHQCSICLKAFARPWSLSRHRLVHSTDRPFVCPDCGLAFRLASYLRQHRRVHGALSLLAPLPPAGRKDDKASGGRNSGKGPEGGEGAECGSASEGGEGGQNGGDAAPARPPAGEPRFWCPECGKGFRRRAHLRQHGVTHSGARPFQCVRCQREFKRLADLARHAQVHAGGPAPHPCPRCPRRFSRAYSLLRHQRCHRAELERAAALQALQAQAPPSPPPPPPPPPAGQEDEEGLPLPVARIKEEPPSPGSPPQSPPPAPPVFLSASCFDSQDHSAFQMEEEELDSKAHLRGSGGLAS